In Anaerobacillus isosaccharinicus, one genomic interval encodes:
- a CDS encoding iron chaperone, with protein MEVFTNYLAGIDNPDHRDRTEEVLIWVANHFQNLEPLIKWNTPMFSYNGTYIIGFSTAKQHLSVSPEEVGITQFADDIAQAGYSNTKGLFRIPWNKPVDYELLRKMIEFNIQDKADCSTFWRE; from the coding sequence ATGGAGGTTTTTACAAATTATTTAGCAGGTATTGATAACCCCGACCATCGAGACAGAACAGAGGAGGTTTTGATTTGGGTTGCTAATCATTTTCAAAATTTAGAACCGCTAATCAAGTGGAACACACCGATGTTCTCTTATAATGGTACATATATTATTGGCTTTTCAACAGCGAAACAACATTTGAGTGTTTCACCAGAAGAAGTAGGCATTACGCAGTTTGCTGATGACATTGCACAAGCTGGATACAGTAATACCAAAGGCTTGTTTAGAATTCCCTGGAATAAGCCAGTAGATTATGAGCTGCTTAGGAAAATGATTGAATTTAATATTCAGGATAAAGCAGATTGTTCAACTTTTTGGAGGGAATAA